One Staphylococcus ratti DNA segment encodes these proteins:
- the rlmH gene encoding 23S rRNA (pseudouridine(1915)-N(3))-methyltransferase RlmH encodes MKLTIIAVGKLKEKYWKQAIAEYTKRLSAYTKVQIIEVPDEKAPETMSEKEIEQVKAKEGQRILAKVKPQSTVITLEIQGKMLSSEALAKELDQCMTQGASDFTFIIGGSNGLHQDVMNRSNFALSFSKMTFPHQMMRVVLLEQVYRAFKINRGEAYHK; translated from the coding sequence ATGAAATTAACGATTATTGCGGTTGGAAAATTAAAAGAGAAATATTGGAAACAGGCCATTGCAGAATATACAAAAAGACTGAGCGCCTACACAAAAGTTCAAATAATTGAAGTACCTGATGAAAAAGCACCCGAAACGATGAGTGAGAAAGAAATAGAACAAGTTAAAGCTAAAGAAGGACAACGGATACTAGCTAAAGTTAAACCACAATCCACAGTTATCACACTTGAAATACAAGGAAAAATGTTAAGTTCGGAAGCCCTTGCGAAAGAATTGGACCAGTGCATGACACAAGGCGCAAGTGACTTCACATTTATCATTGGTGGATCTAATGGCTTACATCAAGATGTGATGAATCGAAGCAACTTTGCCTTGTCATTTAGTAAAATGACTTTTCCACATCAGATGATGAGAGTGGTTTTATTAGAGCAAGTATACCGTGCTTTTAAAATAAATCGGGGAGAAGCGTATCATAAGTGA
- a CDS encoding ArsR/SmtB family transcription factor, producing the protein MEKLEMFKAIASPTRIQILDWLKDPERNFGDQEGIDLVEIGVCVSQIKDKLNMTQSTASQHLSILNKAGLVNYQRLGKWTYYKRNEQGIKYLSEIIAKEL; encoded by the coding sequence ATGGAAAAGTTAGAAATGTTTAAAGCAATAGCAAGCCCCACAAGAATTCAAATTTTAGATTGGTTAAAAGATCCCGAAAGAAATTTCGGTGACCAAGAAGGTATTGACTTAGTAGAGATTGGTGTTTGTGTTAGTCAAATAAAAGATAAATTAAATATGACTCAGTCAACTGCTTCACAGCACTTATCAATACTAAATAAAGCAGGTCTTGTAAATTATCAACGCTTAGGAAAATGGACATATTATAAAAGAAATGAACAAGGTATAAAGTACTTAAGTGAGATAATTGCTAAAGAACTATAA
- a CDS encoding zinc-dependent alcohol dehydrogenase family protein, whose product MKAWRLENFGLDNLKQVEVEKPKIEANQILIKVNSVSLNYRDTAIVDGVYTPDLLEFPFIPVSDASGEVVEVGSDVSKFKKGDRVTSHMFTKWLEGKPKSDEQLHALGATVDGGLSEYMVLNEDATVFTPDILSDIQASTLPVAAFVVWFSLVEYGSIKAGDRVLVQGTGGVSIFAIQIASALGAEVIATSSSDEKLEKAKALGASKVINYKTHPDWENEVQKLTNGNGVEHIVEVVGGSSIAKSIEALAYQGNIYVIGFLENMVAEVNLFSLLAKQAKIHGVNVGHHRAFEDFTRALDQLNIEPVIDTIYSFDQAKEAYKHQAKGAFGKIVVDFNK is encoded by the coding sequence ATGAAAGCATGGCGATTAGAAAATTTTGGTTTAGATAATTTGAAGCAAGTGGAAGTAGAAAAGCCGAAAATTGAAGCAAATCAAATTTTAATAAAAGTAAACTCTGTATCTTTGAATTATAGAGATACAGCAATTGTAGACGGAGTATATACACCAGATTTACTTGAATTTCCATTCATACCAGTTTCAGACGCATCGGGAGAAGTTGTAGAAGTTGGTTCAGATGTATCAAAATTTAAAAAAGGTGACCGAGTTACGTCACATATGTTTACAAAATGGTTAGAAGGTAAACCAAAAAGTGATGAGCAATTGCATGCGCTAGGTGCTACTGTGGATGGAGGACTTTCAGAATATATGGTCTTAAATGAAGATGCTACAGTATTCACGCCTGATATATTAAGTGATATTCAAGCATCAACATTACCAGTTGCAGCTTTTGTTGTATGGTTTTCATTGGTAGAGTATGGAAGTATTAAAGCTGGAGATAGAGTCCTTGTTCAAGGTACAGGTGGTGTATCAATATTTGCTATTCAAATTGCATCGGCATTGGGTGCAGAAGTAATTGCTACAAGTAGCAGTGACGAAAAATTAGAAAAAGCAAAAGCGCTAGGAGCTTCTAAAGTCATAAATTATAAAACACATCCAGATTGGGAAAATGAGGTTCAAAAATTAACTAATGGCAATGGTGTAGAACATATAGTTGAAGTTGTCGGAGGTTCAAGTATTGCTAAATCTATTGAAGCTTTAGCATACCAAGGAAATATTTATGTTATAGGATTTCTTGAAAATATGGTTGCAGAAGTTAATCTATTTTCATTACTTGCTAAACAAGCGAAAATTCATGGTGTTAATGTTGGACATCACAGAGCTTTCGAAGACTTTACTAGAGCATTAGACCAACTCAATATTGAACCGGTTATAGATACAATTTATTCATTTGATCAAGCTAAAGAGGCATATAAACACCAGGCTAAAGGCGCTTTTGGTAAAATTGTCGTAGACTTTAATAAATAA
- a CDS encoding type I restriction endonuclease subunit R, which translates to MVYQSEFALEKEMMEQLKSNGYETVTIRDEQQLLDNFRSILNERHAEKLNGEPLTDKEFQRLLTMINGKGIFESARILRDKLPLKRDDESEVYLSFLDTRNWCKNKFQITNQVSVEDTYKARYDVTILVNGLPLAQIELKRRGVAINEAFNQVMRYRKQNYTGLFRYIQLFIISNGIETRYISNNDGEILKSHMFYWSDKDNNRINTLNDFTNTFLRPCHLAKMISRYMILNETDHILMAMRPYQVHAVEALIHQATETRNNGYIWHTTGSGKTLTSFKASQVLSEQDHIKKVIFLVDRKDLDSQTEEEFNKFAKGSVDKTNNTAQLVKQLNDKSLPLIVTTIQKMSKAIQNNSEALDQYKTDKVVFIIDECHRSQFGDMHRVVRQHFNNAQYFGFTGTPRFEENQSQDGRSTADIFGRCLHTYLIKNAIHDGNVLGFSVDYINTFKSQNIETAEEDLVEGINKDEVWLADKRVELIARHITENHDKYTRNRQYSAILTVQSIPALIKYYDTFKKISKDYEHPLKVTGVFTYAANEERNENDLDEAHSRDKLEEIMQDYNNNFGTNFSTDTFQEYFNHISKNVKKGVKDNKIDVLIVVNMFLTGFDSKVLNTLYVDKNLKYHDLIQAYSRTNRVEKETKPFGKIVNYRDLKRNTDNALKLFSQTDDTNRVLMRSFDEYQSEFVDALAELKSIALKPQDMDNVQDENGKKAFVEAFRLVSKLILRLKAFDEFNFTEENIGMDEQEFEDYKSKYFAIYDEVKPKRGEIEKVSILNDIDFEIDILRNDMINVSYIMDLVRQIDLKDKAEQQRNREQIRRILDNADDPKLRLKRDLIREFIDEVIPKLSEEDNIDEAYLLFENAKREQEFNDFAYHQAVDEQILKKLTGEFEYSGIVNQDHLKDIVGDKKLREKRQTKKAVTSFIEEVTEKYSS; encoded by the coding sequence ATGGTTTATCAGAGTGAATTTGCATTAGAAAAAGAAATGATGGAACAATTGAAATCCAATGGCTATGAAACTGTAACGATTAGGGATGAACAACAACTGTTAGACAACTTTCGTTCAATTTTAAATGAGCGTCATGCCGAAAAATTAAATGGAGAGCCGCTGACAGATAAAGAATTTCAACGCTTGTTAACGATGATTAATGGTAAGGGGATTTTTGAAAGTGCACGTATATTACGTGATAAATTACCTTTAAAACGTGATGATGAGTCTGAAGTTTATTTATCATTTTTAGATACAAGAAATTGGTGTAAAAATAAATTTCAAATTACCAATCAAGTTTCCGTAGAGGATACATATAAAGCAAGATATGATGTCACAATATTAGTGAATGGCCTACCACTAGCTCAAATTGAGCTTAAGCGTCGTGGCGTTGCGATTAACGAAGCATTTAATCAAGTGATGCGCTATCGAAAACAAAACTATACAGGTCTTTTCCGTTATATACAATTATTTATTATTAGTAATGGGATAGAAACGCGTTATATTTCTAACAATGACGGTGAAATATTAAAAAGTCATATGTTTTATTGGAGTGACAAAGACAATAACCGCATTAATACACTGAATGACTTTACGAATACGTTTTTGAGACCGTGTCATTTAGCCAAAATGATCTCACGTTATATGATTTTAAATGAGACAGATCATATTCTTATGGCGATGCGACCATATCAAGTACATGCAGTGGAAGCTTTAATACATCAAGCAACAGAAACGCGTAATAACGGCTATATATGGCATACGACGGGTAGTGGTAAAACATTAACTTCATTTAAAGCGAGCCAAGTTTTATCAGAACAAGATCATATCAAAAAGGTCATTTTCCTTGTAGATCGTAAGGATTTAGACAGCCAGACGGAAGAGGAGTTTAATAAATTTGCTAAAGGTTCAGTGGATAAGACGAATAATACAGCACAACTTGTTAAACAGTTAAACGATAAAAGCTTGCCGCTTATCGTTACCACGATTCAAAAAATGTCTAAAGCCATCCAAAATAACTCTGAAGCCTTAGATCAATATAAGACAGACAAAGTGGTTTTCATCATTGATGAATGTCATCGTAGCCAATTCGGGGATATGCATCGTGTTGTTCGTCAACATTTTAATAATGCACAATATTTTGGCTTCACTGGGACGCCTCGTTTTGAAGAAAACCAAAGTCAAGATGGGCGAAGCACTGCTGACATCTTCGGTCGATGTTTACACACATATCTTATTAAGAATGCAATTCACGATGGCAATGTATTAGGTTTTTCTGTTGATTACATCAATACATTTAAGTCACAAAATATCGAAACAGCCGAAGAAGATTTGGTTGAAGGAATTAATAAAGATGAAGTATGGCTCGCTGATAAACGTGTAGAACTCATTGCGCGACATATCACAGAAAACCACGATAAATATACAAGAAATAGACAGTATTCAGCTATTTTAACTGTCCAAAGTATTCCTGCCCTTATAAAATATTACGACACTTTCAAAAAAATTAGTAAGGATTATGAACATCCTTTAAAAGTTACAGGTGTGTTTACCTATGCAGCCAATGAAGAACGTAATGAAAATGACTTAGATGAAGCGCATTCTAGAGATAAACTGGAAGAAATTATGCAAGATTATAATAATAACTTTGGAACGAATTTCTCAACGGACACTTTCCAAGAATACTTTAATCATATTTCTAAAAATGTCAAAAAAGGTGTCAAAGACAACAAAATTGACGTTTTAATCGTCGTTAATATGTTTCTAACAGGTTTTGACAGTAAAGTATTAAACACATTATATGTAGATAAAAATCTGAAATATCACGACTTAATCCAAGCCTATTCACGTACAAACCGTGTAGAAAAAGAAACGAAACCATTTGGAAAAATCGTCAATTATCGTGACCTGAAACGTAATACAGATAATGCTTTAAAACTTTTCTCTCAAACAGATGATACAAATCGCGTATTAATGAGAAGCTTTGATGAGTATCAATCTGAATTTGTAGATGCTTTAGCTGAATTAAAGTCTATTGCTCTAAAGCCGCAAGATATGGATAACGTCCAAGATGAAAATGGGAAAAAAGCATTTGTGGAAGCTTTCCGTTTAGTTTCAAAACTTATACTAAGATTAAAAGCATTCGATGAGTTCAATTTTACAGAAGAAAATATTGGTATGGATGAACAAGAATTCGAAGATTATAAGAGTAAATACTTTGCGATATATGATGAAGTGAAGCCAAAACGTGGTGAAATTGAAAAAGTCTCTATCCTAAACGATATTGATTTTGAGATAGACATCTTACGAAATGATATGATAAATGTGTCCTATATTATGGACTTAGTTCGACAAATTGATTTGAAAGACAAAGCAGAACAACAACGTAATCGCGAACAAATAAGACGTATATTAGACAACGCGGATGATCCAAAACTACGATTGAAACGTGATTTAATTCGTGAATTTATCGATGAAGTGATACCTAAATTATCTGAAGAAGATAATATTGACGAAGCTTATCTATTGTTTGAAAATGCGAAACGAGAACAAGAATTCAATGATTTCGCCTATCACCAAGCTGTCGATGAACAAATACTTAAAAAACTTACTGGTGAGTTTGAATATAGTGGTATTGTGAATCAAGACCACTTGAAAGACATTGTTGGAGATAAAAAACTTAGAGAAAAACGTCAAACTAAAAAAGCAGTGACATCATTTATAGAAGAAGTGACAGAAAAATATAGTAGCTAA
- a CDS encoding type I restriction-modification system subunit M: MSITEKQRQQQAELHKRLWAIANDLRGNMDASEFRNYILGLIFYRFLSEKAEAEVAEALSGEDLTYEQAWEDAEYQEDLKAELIENVGYYIEPQDLFSSMIKEIENQRFDIEHLAQAIRKVETSTLGQDSEDDFIGLFSDMDLSSTRLGNTVKDRTALLSKVMVNLADLPFVHSDLEIDMLGDAYEFLIGRFAANAGKKAGEFYTPQQVSKILAQIVTLGKDKLRNVYDPTCGSGSLLLRVGKETTVYRYNGQERNNTTYNLARMNMLLHNVRYENFDIQNDDTLENPAFLDEKFDAVVANPPYSAKWSADSKFNDDERFSNYGKLAPKSKADFAFIQHMVHYLDDEGTMAVVLPHGVLFRGAAEGTIRKYLIEEKNYLDAVIGLPANIFYGTSIPTCVLVFKKCREADQDVLFIDASNEFEKGKNQNHLTDEQVETIINTYKNRETIDKYSYAANLKEIEENDYNLNIPRYVDTFEEEEPIDLDLVQQQLTDIDKEIADVESEINNYLKELGVLKNE; encoded by the coding sequence ATGTCAATTACTGAAAAACAACGTCAACAACAGGCGGAACTACATAAACGCTTATGGGCTATCGCGAATGATTTAAGAGGGAATATGGATGCAAGTGAGTTCCGTAACTATATTTTAGGACTTATTTTCTACCGCTTCTTATCAGAAAAAGCAGAAGCAGAGGTTGCTGAAGCTTTATCTGGTGAAGATTTAACGTATGAACAAGCTTGGGAAGATGCGGAGTACCAAGAGGATCTAAAGGCAGAACTTATTGAAAACGTTGGATACTATATTGAACCCCAAGATTTATTTAGCAGTATGATTAAAGAAATCGAGAATCAACGTTTTGACATTGAACACTTGGCTCAAGCTATTAGAAAAGTAGAAACATCTACACTTGGACAAGATAGTGAAGATGATTTTATCGGTTTATTCAGTGATATGGATTTAAGTTCTACAAGATTAGGTAACACCGTTAAAGATAGAACAGCATTACTAAGCAAAGTCATGGTTAATTTAGCAGACTTACCTTTTGTACACAGCGATTTAGAAATTGATATGTTAGGCGATGCTTATGAATTCTTAATTGGTCGCTTTGCGGCAAATGCAGGGAAAAAAGCCGGAGAATTCTATACACCCCAACAAGTGTCTAAAATATTAGCTCAAATTGTTACATTAGGTAAAGATAAATTGAGAAACGTTTACGATCCTACGTGTGGCTCAGGGTCATTATTATTACGTGTTGGTAAAGAAACAACTGTCTATCGTTATAATGGACAAGAACGTAATAATACAACATATAACTTGGCTCGAATGAATATGTTATTACACAATGTGCGTTATGAAAACTTTGATATTCAAAACGATGATACGCTAGAAAATCCAGCCTTTTTAGATGAAAAATTCGATGCTGTAGTAGCGAATCCACCATATAGTGCCAAATGGTCTGCGGACAGTAAATTTAACGATGATGAACGTTTTAGTAATTATGGTAAATTAGCGCCTAAATCTAAAGCAGACTTCGCTTTTATCCAACATATGGTACATTATTTAGATGATGAGGGCACAATGGCCGTAGTCTTACCGCATGGTGTCTTGTTCCGTGGCGCAGCCGAAGGGACGATACGTAAATATCTTATAGAAGAGAAAAACTATTTAGACGCAGTAATTGGTTTACCGGCTAATATTTTCTATGGGACTTCCATTCCAACTTGTGTCCTCGTATTTAAGAAATGTCGTGAAGCAGATCAAGATGTCTTATTTATCGATGCTTCTAACGAATTTGAAAAAGGTAAAAACCAAAATCATCTCACAGATGAACAAGTCGAAACAATCATTAATACGTATAAAAACAGAGAAACGATAGATAAGTATAGTTATGCGGCGAATTTGAAAGAAATAGAAGAAAATGATTATAACCTCAATATCCCAAGATATGTGGATACCTTTGAAGAAGAAGAACCCATTGACCTTGATTTAGTCCAACAACAACTCACAGACATTGATAAAGAAATTGCAGATGTTGAATCAGAGATTAACAACTATCTCAAAGAACTAGGAGTGTTGAAAAATGAATAA
- a CDS encoding restriction endonuclease subunit S, with amino-acid sequence MNKQTNTPKLRFPEFKDEWIEKAFGDFTKTNQGLQIAISNRETQYKEGYYFYITNEFLKPNSKIKYYIKNPPNSVIANKDDILMTRTGNTGKVITGVHGAFHNNFFKIKFDNEQYDRLFIYELLKSSKINNKILSFAGTSTILI; translated from the coding sequence ATGAATAAGCAGACAAATACTCCAAAACTAAGATTTCCAGAGTTTAAAGATGAATGGATAGAAAAAGCATTTGGAGATTTTACTAAAACTAATCAAGGGCTTCAAATTGCAATAAGTAATAGAGAAACCCAATATAAAGAAGGGTATTATTTCTATATAACTAATGAATTTCTTAAACCAAATAGCAAAATAAAATATTATATAAAAAATCCACCGAATTCTGTCATAGCTAATAAAGACGATATTTTGATGACTAGGACTGGTAATACCGGAAAAGTTATAACAGGAGTTCATGGAGCTTTCCATAATAATTTCTTCAAGATTAAATTTGATAACGAACAGTACGATAGATTATTTATATATGAACTATTAAAATCTTCTAAGATTAATAATAAAATTTTATCATTTGCTGGAACCTCTACTATCCTGATTTAA
- the kdpC gene encoding potassium-transporting ATPase subunit KdpC produces the protein MLKSSLITTLLVLIMCGLVYPLVTTAVGQTFFHHQANGSLIEEHGKVVGSSLIGQEFTSPVYLHGRPSAHHYSSYNVYEKKANILPVTGGTNYSNTNPELLDRVATDRKIFSKENGIPAKDVPVNILTASGSGLDNAITKQAADMQIKRIAKHSGLTKQQIQSIINQHTERHSETNTVNVLAVNLDIKKLMEH, from the coding sequence ATGTTAAAAAGTTCGCTAATTACGACCCTATTGGTTTTAATCATGTGCGGGTTAGTGTACCCCTTAGTTACAACCGCAGTAGGACAAACGTTCTTTCATCATCAAGCTAATGGGAGCTTAATTGAAGAACACGGCAAAGTCGTCGGGTCATCACTTATCGGACAAGAATTCACATCGCCCGTCTACCTACATGGTCGTCCATCAGCACACCATTACAGCTCATATAATGTTTATGAAAAGAAAGCAAATATCCTCCCTGTAACAGGTGGTACAAACTACAGCAACACGAACCCAGAATTACTAGACCGTGTTGCGACGGACCGTAAAATATTTAGTAAAGAAAACGGAATCCCAGCAAAAGACGTTCCCGTTAATATCCTTACCGCATCTGGATCAGGACTAGATAACGCAATCACGAAACAAGCCGCAGACATGCAGATCAAGCGCATCGCAAAACATAGCGGCTTAACAAAACAACAAATACAATCTATTATTAACCAACACACAGAACGTCATTCTGAAACGAATACCGTCAATGTCCTCGCTGTGAATTTAGATATTAAAAAATTAATGGAACACTAA
- the kdpB gene encoding potassium-transporting ATPase subunit KdpB has translation MKQELLKSAIWQAFVKLNPAKMIKNPVMFVVLVTFFITVLGGLFPSVFSMQQANHYHWMIAIILFITLLFANFAESLAEGRGKAEANALRTKKKEMTARCLKAQGEVEISATELKKGDVVLVKQGETIPCDGEIIEGIAMVDESAITGESAPVAKESGGDFSSVIGGTVVVSDQLKIKVTAASGESFLDKMIALVEGASRQKTPNELALSTLLTSLTLIFLIVIVTLVPIAKHLQFNLPTTSLIALFICLIPTTIGGLLSAIGIAGMDRVTRFNVIAKSGKAVEACGDVDMMILDKTGTITFGNRMAHAFYPVQGVAQEALTKEAILSSYDDDTPEGRSIVSYGETQGAHIDPPASYTPIPFTAETRISGIEVDGCFHIKGAVGAVMKRAKKMNIDIPEDLLTLTDEVAHQGGTPLVVMDNTRIYGVIYLKDIVKPGLPERFTLLRKMGIETVMCTGDNPLTAASIAQEAGVDRFIAECKPEDKTRVIKEAQGKGKVIAMTGDGTNDAPALALANVGVAMSSGTIAAKEASNMIDLDSDPTKLIEIVEIGKQLLITRGALTTFSIANDIAKYFAIIPALFLPWMPSINVLNIMHLETSNSAILSALIFNAIIIPLLIPIALKGVQFKPTTQSRLLLNNTLIFGLGGIITPFIGIKLIDIIINLF, from the coding sequence ATGAAACAGGAACTATTAAAATCGGCCATTTGGCAAGCTTTCGTCAAATTGAATCCTGCCAAAATGATTAAAAACCCAGTCATGTTTGTCGTATTAGTGACCTTTTTTATCACTGTACTCGGAGGCCTATTTCCATCTGTTTTTTCAATGCAACAAGCCAATCACTATCACTGGATGATCGCTATCATCTTGTTCATTACTTTATTATTTGCCAATTTTGCGGAAAGTCTTGCTGAAGGACGTGGTAAAGCAGAAGCCAATGCACTCCGTACAAAGAAAAAAGAGATGACTGCCCGCTGTCTTAAAGCACAAGGTGAAGTTGAAATCTCCGCGACAGAACTCAAAAAAGGCGATGTCGTTTTAGTAAAACAAGGCGAAACCATCCCTTGTGATGGTGAAATCATCGAAGGTATTGCGATGGTCGATGAATCCGCCATTACCGGAGAATCTGCGCCCGTCGCCAAAGAATCTGGCGGCGACTTTTCAAGCGTCATCGGCGGCACAGTTGTCGTTAGTGATCAGTTAAAAATCAAAGTCACAGCCGCTTCCGGAGAATCTTTTCTTGATAAAATGATTGCGCTCGTCGAAGGTGCTTCACGTCAAAAAACACCGAATGAACTTGCATTGTCGACATTATTAACGAGCTTAACACTCATATTTTTAATCGTCATCGTGACTTTAGTTCCGATCGCTAAACACTTGCAGTTCAATTTGCCAACAACATCATTAATTGCGCTATTTATTTGTTTAATCCCAACAACAATTGGCGGTTTGTTGTCAGCCATTGGGATTGCAGGAATGGACCGAGTGACCCGCTTCAACGTTATCGCGAAAAGCGGTAAAGCTGTAGAAGCATGTGGAGACGTCGACATGATGATTCTAGACAAAACCGGCACTATCACTTTCGGTAACCGTATGGCTCACGCTTTCTACCCAGTACAAGGCGTGGCACAAGAAGCACTCACAAAAGAAGCTATTTTAAGCTCATACGATGACGATACACCAGAAGGCCGCTCTATCGTAAGTTATGGAGAAACACAAGGCGCACACATAGACCCACCAGCTTCCTATACGCCCATCCCATTTACCGCAGAAACACGTATAAGTGGCATTGAAGTAGATGGTTGCTTTCATATTAAAGGGGCAGTCGGCGCCGTAATGAAACGTGCTAAAAAAATGAACATTGACATACCTGAAGACTTATTAACATTAACAGACGAAGTGGCACACCAAGGTGGTACACCGCTTGTTGTTATGGATAATACCCGCATCTACGGTGTCATTTATTTGAAAGATATCGTCAAACCGGGTTTACCAGAACGTTTTACATTACTCCGAAAAATGGGGATTGAGACTGTGATGTGTACAGGGGATAACCCCCTCACAGCCGCCTCTATTGCTCAAGAAGCAGGCGTAGACCGTTTTATAGCAGAATGTAAACCAGAAGACAAAACACGCGTCATTAAAGAAGCTCAAGGAAAAGGGAAAGTCATCGCAATGACAGGCGACGGTACGAATGATGCCCCGGCACTGGCGCTCGCCAACGTCGGTGTCGCCATGAGCTCAGGAACTATCGCCGCTAAAGAAGCCAGCAATATGATTGACTTAGATTCCGATCCAACAAAACTGATTGAGATTGTAGAAATTGGTAAACAATTATTAATTACACGCGGTGCCTTAACGACTTTCAGTATCGCTAACGATATCGCGAAATATTTCGCGATTATTCCAGCGCTCTTTTTACCATGGATGCCAAGTATCAATGTACTTAATATTATGCATCTTGAAACGAGCAATTCAGCGATATTATCCGCATTAATTTTTAATGCCATTATCATTCCGTTGTTAATTCCTATTGCGTTAAAAGGCGTTCAATTCAAACCAACAACGCAAAGTCGTTTACTGTTAAACAATACACTCATCTTTGGTCTTGGCGGTATCATTACCCCTTTTATTGGCATTAAATTAATCGATATCATCATCAATCTATTTTGA